The proteins below are encoded in one region of Streptomyces cyanogenus:
- a CDS encoding UvrD-helicase domain-containing protein has protein sequence MSARITDPEQLKELLGIPFTPEQTACITAPPAPQVIVAGAGSGKTTVMAARVVWLVGTGQVAPEQILGLTFTNKAAGELAERVRKALIKAGVTDPDVIDPDNPPGEPVISTYHAFAGRLLTDHGLRIGLEPSSRLLADATRYQLAARVLREAPGPYPALTRSFADLVSDLLTLDSELAEHLVDPEELRAWDAGLQHTLEDTKLTNADLRKVPETAAARRELADLVQRYRAAKRQRDLLDFGDQIALSARLARIPEVGRLLREEFRVVLLDEYQDTSVAQRVLLAGLFGGGTGHPVTAVGDPCQAIYGWRGASVANLDDFPDHFAHADGRPATRQALSENRRSGGRLLDLANGLAAPLRAMHAGVEALRPAPGAEYDGTVRCALLPTHAEEIDWIADSLAHLVRTGTPPGEIAVLCRTATDFAEIQGALVARDIPVEVVGLSGLLHLPEIADLVAVCEVLQDPGANASLVRLLTGPRWRIGPRDLALLGRRARLLVAHARVDDGDDPDRRLAEAVEGVDPSEVISLADALDTFLETPLEDGDDDGLPFSPDARVRFARLAAELRDLRRSLSDPLMDVLHRVLAVTGLEVELSASPHALAARRRETLSNFLDIAASFAASDGEATLLAFLGFLRTAAQYEKGLDNALPGGENTVKVLTAHKSKGLEWDVVAVPGLVTGTFPSAQGREKWTAQAKVLPHALRGDTDTLPDVDSWDARGMKAFHEAMKDHQHTEELRLGYVTFTRPRSLLLGSGHWWGPSQKKPRGPSDFLQALHDHCAAGHGEIEAWADEPAEDEENPALHTAGAEQVWPLPLDAAALARRRAAAETVLAHLDSLAARPAGHRPALHDPAGDEHPDWPAPPDDDPYEEPYPDPYDEEPHEDIPYEDHPYDASPHDEDAPGEVPPADAPGTAPYAPADRDSWNAGRPLVPHQAPAPRHRPEPHPAPAALTPEEVRTVASWDRDLDALTGELLRARRTVTDVPLPATLTASQLLRLAEDPDGLAQELARPMPRPPQPAARRGTRFHAWVEARFEELTLPLLEPDELPGRDAEIADERDLETLKEAFERTEYARRTPYRVEAPFQLTLAGRVVRGRIDAVYRHGDGDGTTYEIIDWKTGRTRTADPLQLAVYRLAWAEQQGIPPESVTAAFLYVRTGEVVRPEGLPDRAALERLLTGETESTQQAT, from the coding sequence ATGTCCGCCCGTATCACCGACCCCGAGCAGCTCAAGGAGCTCCTCGGCATCCCGTTCACCCCGGAGCAGACGGCCTGCATCACCGCGCCGCCCGCCCCGCAGGTGATCGTGGCCGGCGCCGGGTCGGGCAAGACCACCGTCATGGCGGCCCGCGTGGTCTGGCTGGTCGGCACCGGCCAGGTCGCCCCCGAACAGATCCTCGGCCTGACCTTCACCAACAAGGCCGCCGGCGAGCTGGCCGAACGCGTCCGCAAGGCACTGATCAAGGCCGGCGTCACCGACCCCGACGTCATCGACCCCGACAACCCGCCGGGCGAGCCCGTCATCTCGACGTACCACGCCTTCGCCGGCCGCCTGCTCACCGACCACGGCCTGCGCATCGGCCTGGAACCCAGCTCGCGACTGCTGGCCGACGCCACCCGCTACCAGCTCGCCGCGCGCGTGCTGCGCGAGGCCCCCGGCCCGTATCCGGCACTGACCCGCTCCTTCGCCGACCTGGTCAGCGACCTGCTCACCCTCGACTCCGAACTCGCCGAGCACCTCGTCGACCCCGAGGAACTGCGCGCCTGGGACGCCGGCCTGCAGCACACCCTCGAAGACACCAAGCTGACCAACGCCGACCTGCGCAAGGTCCCCGAGACGGCCGCGGCCCGCCGGGAACTCGCCGACCTCGTCCAGCGCTACCGGGCCGCCAAGCGCCAGCGCGACCTGCTGGACTTCGGCGACCAGATCGCCCTGTCCGCCCGCCTCGCCCGCATCCCCGAAGTGGGCCGCCTGCTGCGCGAGGAGTTCCGCGTGGTCCTCCTGGACGAGTACCAGGACACGTCCGTGGCCCAGCGCGTCCTGCTCGCGGGCCTATTCGGCGGCGGCACCGGCCATCCGGTGACCGCCGTCGGCGATCCCTGCCAGGCCATCTACGGCTGGCGCGGCGCCTCCGTCGCCAACCTGGACGACTTCCCCGACCACTTCGCCCACGCCGACGGCCGGCCCGCCACCCGGCAGGCACTGAGCGAGAACCGGCGCAGCGGCGGACGCCTGCTCGACCTCGCCAACGGCCTCGCCGCGCCGCTGCGCGCCATGCACGCGGGCGTGGAGGCCCTCCGCCCGGCCCCCGGCGCCGAGTACGACGGCACGGTCCGCTGCGCGCTGCTGCCCACCCACGCCGAGGAGATCGACTGGATCGCCGACTCCCTCGCCCACCTCGTGCGCACCGGCACACCACCCGGCGAGATCGCCGTCCTGTGCCGCACCGCCACCGACTTCGCCGAGATCCAGGGCGCACTCGTCGCCCGCGACATCCCCGTCGAGGTGGTCGGCCTCTCCGGGCTGCTGCACCTGCCCGAGATCGCCGACCTCGTCGCCGTCTGCGAGGTCCTGCAGGACCCCGGCGCCAACGCCTCCCTGGTGCGCCTGCTGACCGGACCGCGCTGGCGCATCGGCCCCCGCGACCTCGCCCTGCTCGGCCGCCGGGCCCGCCTGCTCGTCGCCCACGCGCGCGTGGACGACGGCGACGACCCGGACCGCCGGCTCGCCGAAGCGGTCGAGGGCGTCGACCCCTCCGAGGTGATCTCCCTCGCGGACGCCCTGGACACCTTCCTCGAAACACCCCTGGAGGACGGTGACGACGACGGGCTGCCGTTCTCGCCGGACGCCCGCGTGCGCTTCGCCCGGCTCGCCGCCGAACTGCGCGACCTGCGCCGCTCGCTGTCCGACCCGCTGATGGACGTCCTGCACCGCGTCCTCGCCGTCACCGGCCTCGAGGTGGAGCTGTCGGCGTCCCCGCACGCGCTCGCCGCCCGCCGCCGCGAGACGCTGTCCAACTTCCTGGACATCGCCGCCTCCTTCGCCGCGAGCGACGGCGAGGCCACCCTGCTCGCCTTCCTCGGCTTCCTGCGCACCGCCGCCCAGTACGAGAAGGGCCTCGACAACGCCCTGCCCGGCGGCGAGAACACCGTCAAGGTGCTCACCGCCCACAAGTCCAAGGGCCTGGAATGGGACGTCGTGGCCGTCCCCGGACTGGTCACCGGCACCTTCCCCAGCGCCCAGGGCCGCGAGAAGTGGACCGCCCAGGCCAAGGTGCTGCCGCACGCCCTGCGCGGCGACACCGACACCCTGCCCGACGTCGACAGCTGGGACGCGCGCGGCATGAAGGCCTTCCACGAGGCCATGAAGGACCACCAGCACACCGAGGAGCTCCGCCTCGGCTACGTCACCTTCACCCGCCCCCGCTCGCTCCTGCTCGGCTCCGGCCACTGGTGGGGACCCAGCCAGAAGAAGCCGCGCGGCCCCTCCGACTTCCTCCAGGCCCTCCACGACCACTGCGCCGCCGGGCACGGGGAGATCGAGGCATGGGCGGACGAGCCCGCCGAGGACGAGGAGAACCCGGCCCTGCACACGGCCGGCGCCGAGCAGGTGTGGCCGCTCCCGCTGGACGCCGCCGCCCTGGCCCGCCGCCGTGCCGCCGCCGAGACCGTCCTCGCCCACCTGGACTCCCTCGCCGCCCGGCCCGCCGGCCACCGCCCGGCCCTGCACGACCCCGCCGGCGACGAGCACCCGGACTGGCCCGCGCCACCGGACGACGACCCGTACGAGGAGCCGTACCCCGACCCGTACGACGAGGAGCCGCACGAGGACATCCCCTACGAGGACCATCCCTACGACGCCTCCCCCCACGACGAGGACGCACCCGGAGAGGTGCCCCCGGCCGACGCACCCGGCACCGCCCCGTACGCCCCCGCCGACCGGGACTCCTGGAACGCCGGGCGGCCCCTGGTCCCGCACCAGGCGCCCGCCCCGCGACACCGCCCCGAGCCGCACCCCGCCCCCGCCGCGCTCACCCCCGAGGAGGTGCGCACCGTCGCCTCCTGGGACCGCGACCTGGACGCGCTCACCGGAGAGCTGCTGCGCGCCCGGCGCACCGTCACCGACGTCCCCCTGCCGGCCACCCTCACCGCGTCCCAGCTGCTACGGCTCGCCGAGGACCCCGATGGGCTCGCACAGGAACTCGCGCGCCCCATGCCGCGCCCCCCGCAACCGGCCGCACGCCGGGGCACCCGGTTCCACGCGTGGGTGGAAGCCCGCTTCGAGGAGCTGACGCTGCCCCTGCTGGAACCGGACGAGCTGCCCGGCCGAGACGCCGAGATCGCCGACGAACGCGACCTGGAAACCCTGAAAGAAGCCTTCGAACGCACCGAGTACGCCCGGCGCACCCCGTACCGGGTCGAGGCCCCCTTCCAGCTCACCCTCGCCGGCCGAGTCGTCCGGGGCCGCATCGACGCCGTCTACAGACACGGCGACGGCGACGGGACGACGTACGAGATCATCGACTGGAAGACCGGCCGCACCCGCACCGCTGACCCGCTCCAGCTCGCCGTGTACCGGCTCGCCTGGGCCGAGCAGCAGGGCATACCGCCCGAGTCGGTCACGGCCGCCTTCCTGTACGTACGCACCGGCGAGGTCGTACGCCCCGAGGGCCTGCCGGACCGGGCCGCACTGGAACGACTCCTCACCGGTGAGACGGAGAGCACACAACAGGCGACCTGA
- a CDS encoding dipeptidase, producing MSQTPDSAVRTYIEHHRAAFLDDLTAWLRIPSVSAQPDHAPDVRHSADWLAAKLKETGFPTAEVWQTPGAPAVFAEWPSEDPDAPTVLVYGHHDVQPAAREDGWDSDPFEPVVRDNRLYARGAADDKGQVFFHTLGVRAHLAATGRTTPAVHLKLLIEGEEESGSAHFRALVEEQAGRLTADAVIVSDTGMWSEDTPTVCTGMRGLAECEIRLYGPDQDIHSGSFGGAVPNPATAAARLVAALHDDHARVAIPGFYDGIVELTGRERELFAELPFDEQRWLRTAKSHAAHGEAGHTTLERIWARPTAEVNGIGGGYQGPGNKTIIPATAMVKLSFRLVAGQDPDHIERAVRAWAADQVPAGIRCEIDFGSATRPCLTPLDHPALQSVARAMGRAFQGPVRFTREGGSGPAADLQEVLGAPVLFLGISVPSDGWHAPNEKVELALLLKGVETSAYLWDDLARNWRTAP from the coding sequence ATGAGCCAGACCCCGGACAGCGCCGTCCGCACGTACATCGAGCACCACCGCGCCGCCTTCCTCGACGACCTCACCGCATGGCTGCGCATCCCCTCCGTGTCGGCCCAGCCCGACCACGCGCCCGACGTACGGCACAGCGCCGACTGGCTCGCCGCCAAGCTCAAGGAGACCGGCTTCCCGACCGCCGAGGTCTGGCAGACCCCCGGCGCCCCCGCAGTCTTCGCCGAATGGCCCTCGGAGGACCCGGACGCACCCACGGTCCTGGTCTACGGCCACCACGACGTGCAGCCCGCCGCCCGCGAGGACGGCTGGGACAGCGACCCCTTCGAACCGGTCGTCCGCGACAACCGCCTCTACGCGCGCGGGGCGGCCGACGACAAGGGCCAGGTGTTCTTCCACACGCTCGGCGTCCGCGCCCACCTCGCCGCAACCGGCCGCACCACGCCGGCCGTCCACCTGAAACTGCTGATCGAGGGCGAGGAGGAATCCGGCTCCGCGCACTTCCGCGCCCTGGTCGAGGAGCAGGCGGGGCGGCTCACCGCCGACGCCGTGATCGTCTCCGACACCGGCATGTGGTCCGAGGACACCCCCACCGTGTGCACCGGCATGCGCGGCCTCGCCGAGTGCGAGATCCGGCTGTACGGCCCCGACCAGGACATCCACTCCGGCTCCTTCGGCGGCGCCGTACCCAACCCGGCCACCGCCGCCGCCCGCCTGGTCGCCGCCCTCCACGACGACCACGCGCGCGTGGCGATCCCCGGCTTCTACGACGGCATCGTCGAACTGACCGGCCGCGAGCGCGAGCTGTTCGCCGAGCTGCCGTTCGACGAGCAGCGCTGGCTGCGCACCGCCAAGTCCCACGCCGCCCACGGCGAGGCCGGGCACACCACGCTGGAGCGCATCTGGGCCCGCCCGACCGCCGAGGTCAACGGCATCGGCGGCGGCTACCAGGGCCCCGGCAACAAGACGATCATCCCTGCCACGGCCATGGTGAAGCTGTCCTTCCGGCTGGTCGCCGGCCAGGACCCCGACCACATCGAGCGGGCCGTCCGCGCCTGGGCCGCCGACCAGGTGCCCGCCGGTATCCGCTGCGAGATCGACTTCGGCTCGGCCACGCGCCCGTGCCTGACCCCGCTCGACCACCCCGCGCTGCAGTCCGTGGCCCGCGCCATGGGCCGCGCATTCCAGGGACCGGTCCGCTTCACCCGGGAGGGCGGCTCCGGACCCGCCGCCGACCTCCAGGAAGTCCTCGGCGCCCCCGTCCTCTTCCTGGGCATCTCCGTCCCGTCCGACGGCTGGCACGCACCCAACGAGAAGGTCGAGCTGGCCCTCCTCCTCAAGGGCGTCGAGACCAGCGCCTACCTGTGGGATGACCTGGCCCGGAACTGGCGTACCGCACCCTGA
- the nudC gene encoding NAD(+) diphosphatase, translating into MTTWTDHTADRPISLTAPSGIDRAAHHRLDEAWLAAAWSHPTTRCFVVSGGQVLIDETPDGRTELVMTPSFEAPLTEAHRYFLGIDEDGVSYFALQKDSLPGRIDQSARPAGLREAGLLLSPRDTGLMVHAVGLENWQRTHRFCSRCGERTVIAAAGHIRRCPACGAEHYPRTDPAVIMAVTDEDDRILLGRQVHWPEGRFSTLAGFVEPGESIEQAVRREVSEEVGVGIGQVEYVASQPWPFPSSLMLGFMARATTTEIDVDGDEIHEARWFSREELHAAFESGEVLPPYGISIAARLIEMWYGKPLPTRSFV; encoded by the coding sequence GTGACCACCTGGACCGACCACACAGCCGACCGACCCATCTCGCTGACCGCCCCGAGCGGCATCGACCGCGCCGCCCACCACCGGCTGGACGAGGCCTGGCTCGCGGCGGCGTGGAGCCACCCCACGACCCGCTGTTTCGTGGTCTCCGGCGGCCAGGTGCTCATCGACGAGACCCCGGACGGCCGGACGGAACTCGTCATGACGCCGTCCTTCGAAGCCCCGCTCACCGAGGCGCACCGCTACTTCCTCGGCATCGACGAGGACGGCGTCAGCTACTTCGCGCTCCAGAAGGACTCGCTGCCCGGCCGTATCGACCAGTCCGCCCGCCCGGCGGGGCTGCGCGAGGCCGGCCTGCTGCTGTCGCCGCGCGACACCGGACTCATGGTCCACGCGGTCGGGCTGGAGAACTGGCAGCGCACCCACCGCTTCTGCTCCCGCTGCGGCGAGCGCACGGTCATCGCGGCGGCCGGCCACATCCGCCGGTGCCCGGCCTGCGGCGCCGAGCACTACCCGCGCACCGACCCGGCCGTGATCATGGCGGTCACCGACGAGGACGACCGCATCCTGCTCGGCCGCCAGGTCCACTGGCCCGAGGGCCGCTTCTCCACGCTCGCCGGATTCGTCGAGCCCGGCGAGTCCATCGAGCAGGCGGTGCGCCGCGAGGTCTCCGAGGAGGTCGGCGTCGGCATCGGCCAGGTCGAGTACGTCGCCAGCCAGCCCTGGCCCTTCCCGTCCAGCCTCATGCTCGGCTTCATGGCCCGCGCCACCACCACCGAGATCGACGTCGACGGCGACGAGATCCACGAGGCCCGCTGGTTCTCCCGCGAGGAGCTGCACGCGGCCTTCGAGTCCGGCGAGGTGCTGCCGCCGTACGGCATCTCCATCGCGGCCCGCCTGATCGAGATGTGGTACGGCAAGCCCCTGCCCACCCGCAGCTTCGTCTGA
- a CDS encoding mycoredoxin, producing the protein MQGTVTMYSTTWCGYCRRLKSQLDREGIAYTEINIEQDPESAAFVEKANGGNQTVPTVLFADGSTLTNPSLAQVKQKLAA; encoded by the coding sequence ATGCAGGGCACTGTGACGATGTACAGCACGACTTGGTGCGGTTACTGCCGGCGGCTGAAGAGCCAGCTGGACCGGGAGGGCATCGCCTACACCGAGATCAACATCGAGCAGGACCCGGAGTCCGCCGCTTTCGTGGAGAAGGCGAACGGCGGAAACCAGACCGTCCCGACCGTGCTCTTCGCGGACGGCTCCACGCTGACGAACCCGTCGCTGGCCCAGGTCAAGCAGAAGCTCGCCGCGTAA
- a CDS encoding ATP-dependent DNA helicase UvrD2, producing the protein MTAATHSTLFPQGTGGSPHSGPPSDADAVLEGLDPEQREVATALHGPVCVLAGAGTGKTRAITHRIAYGVRAGILQPSSVLAVTFTNRAAGEMRGRLRQLGAQGVQARTFHSAALRQLQYFWPKAIGGSLPRIIDRKIQLVADAAAALGTRLDRNELRDVTAEIEWSKVTQTVPADYPYAAAKAGRETPRDPAEIAHLYAAYEDLKRDRAVIDFEDVLLLTVAILQDRHDIAEQVRAQYQHFVVDEYQDVSPLQQRLLDLWLGDRDNLCVVGDASQTIYSFTGATPDHLLDFRVRHPAATVVKLVRDYRSTPQVVHLANALLSQARGRAADHRLELVSQRPPGPEPAYTEYTDEPAEAEGAARRIRELIDAGVPAAEIAVLFRTNSQSETYEQALADAGVPYQLRGAERFFDRPEIRKARIALRGAARFGGNDSLLDDAVDLPSQVRAVLSGEGWTSEPPAGSGAVRERWESLAALVNLAHDLAAARPRATLADFVTELEERANAQHAPTVQGVTLASLHAAKGLEWDVVFLVGIAEGMLPITYARTDEQIEEERRLLYVGVTRARERLHLSWALSRSPGGRPNRRPSRFLDGLRPGTTPTVGRTGAGASGGVERGITASAATTPRRIQRTPARCRVCGRTLTDAGEMKLMRCADCPSDMDEGLYERLREWRAVQAERSGQPDFCVFTDRTLMAIAEACPDSSAELARIPGVLSRKLRSYGADVLAICAGQEPGQDDGSD; encoded by the coding sequence GTGACAGCAGCAACGCACTCCACCCTCTTCCCACAGGGCACCGGTGGCTCTCCGCACTCGGGCCCGCCGAGTGACGCCGACGCGGTGCTCGAAGGGCTCGACCCCGAGCAGCGCGAGGTGGCCACCGCCCTGCACGGCCCGGTGTGCGTCCTGGCCGGAGCCGGCACGGGCAAGACCCGGGCCATCACCCACCGCATCGCCTACGGAGTGCGCGCAGGCATCCTCCAGCCCTCCAGCGTGCTCGCCGTCACCTTCACCAACCGCGCCGCCGGAGAGATGCGCGGCCGGCTGCGCCAGCTCGGCGCCCAGGGAGTCCAGGCCCGCACCTTCCACTCCGCCGCCCTCCGCCAGCTCCAGTACTTCTGGCCGAAAGCGATCGGCGGCTCCCTGCCCCGCATCATCGACCGCAAGATCCAACTCGTCGCCGACGCGGCCGCCGCCCTGGGCACCCGACTCGACCGCAACGAGCTGCGCGACGTGACCGCCGAGATCGAATGGTCCAAGGTCACCCAGACCGTCCCCGCCGACTACCCGTACGCGGCTGCGAAGGCCGGCCGCGAGACCCCCCGCGACCCGGCCGAGATCGCCCACCTCTACGCCGCCTACGAAGACCTCAAGCGCGACCGCGCTGTCATCGACTTCGAAGACGTCCTGCTGCTCACCGTCGCCATCCTCCAAGACCGGCACGACATCGCCGAACAGGTCCGCGCCCAGTACCAGCACTTCGTCGTGGACGAGTACCAGGACGTCAGCCCGCTGCAGCAGCGACTGCTGGACCTGTGGCTCGGCGACCGTGACAACCTGTGCGTCGTCGGCGACGCCAGCCAGACCATCTACTCGTTCACGGGAGCAACACCCGACCACCTCCTCGACTTCCGTGTCCGCCACCCCGCAGCCACCGTCGTCAAACTGGTCCGCGACTACCGCTCCACCCCCCAGGTCGTCCACCTCGCCAACGCCCTGCTCAGCCAGGCCCGCGGCCGCGCCGCCGACCACCGGCTGGAACTCGTCTCCCAGCGCCCCCCCGGCCCCGAACCCGCCTACACCGAGTACACCGACGAACCCGCCGAGGCGGAAGGCGCCGCCCGCCGCATCCGCGAACTGATCGACGCCGGCGTCCCCGCCGCCGAGATCGCCGTCCTGTTCCGCACCAACTCCCAGTCCGAGACCTACGAGCAGGCACTCGCCGACGCCGGCGTCCCCTACCAGCTGCGCGGCGCCGAACGCTTCTTCGACCGGCCCGAGATCCGCAAGGCCCGCATCGCCCTGCGCGGCGCGGCCCGCTTCGGCGGCAACGACTCCCTCCTCGACGACGCCGTCGACCTGCCCTCCCAGGTGCGCGCCGTCCTCTCCGGCGAAGGCTGGACCAGCGAACCCCCGGCCGGCTCCGGCGCCGTCAGAGAACGCTGGGAATCCCTGGCCGCCCTCGTCAACCTCGCCCACGACCTCGCCGCCGCCCGGCCCCGAGCCACCCTCGCCGACTTCGTGACGGAACTGGAGGAACGGGCCAACGCCCAGCACGCCCCGACCGTCCAGGGCGTCACCCTCGCCTCCCTGCACGCCGCCAAGGGCCTGGAATGGGACGTCGTCTTCCTCGTCGGCATCGCCGAGGGCATGCTGCCCATCACCTACGCCCGGACCGACGAGCAGATCGAGGAAGAACGCCGCCTGCTCTACGTCGGCGTCACCCGCGCGCGGGAACGCCTCCACCTCTCCTGGGCCCTGTCCCGCTCACCCGGCGGACGCCCCAACCGCCGGCCCAGCCGTTTCCTCGACGGACTGCGCCCCGGCACCACCCCCACCGTCGGCCGCACCGGCGCAGGCGCGAGCGGAGGCGTCGAACGCGGCATCACCGCAAGCGCCGCCACCACCCCCCGGCGGATCCAGCGCACCCCGGCCCGCTGCCGGGTCTGCGGCCGCACGCTCACCGACGCGGGCGAGATGAAGCTGATGCGCTGCGCCGACTGCCCCTCGGACATGGACGAAGGACTCTACGAACGACTCCGGGAGTGGCGCGCCGTGCAGGCCGAGCGCAGCGGCCAGCCGGACTTCTGCGTCTTCACCGACCGGACGCTGATGGCCATCGCCGAGGCATGCCCGGACAGTTCCGCCGAGTTGGCCCGCATCCCCGGCGTCCTCAGCCGCAAGCTGCGCAGCTACGGAGCCGACGTTCTGGCCATCTGCGCAGGCCAGGAGCCCGGCCAAGACGACGGGAGCGACTGA
- a CDS encoding WhiB family transcriptional regulator, whose protein sequence is MQLEAHAPSVPPSQTIPPPGLTEDSTLTPLTALTALDDAIENLGVPVPCRSYDPEVFFAESPADVEYAKSLCRTCPLIEACLAGAKERREPWGVWGGELFVQGVVVARKRPRGRPRKNPVTA, encoded by the coding sequence GTGCAACTCGAAGCGCACGCCCCGTCCGTACCGCCTTCGCAAACGATCCCCCCGCCCGGCCTCACGGAGGACTCCACCTTGACCCCCCTCACCGCGCTCACGGCGCTCGACGACGCCATCGAGAACCTCGGCGTACCCGTCCCCTGCCGCTCCTACGACCCGGAGGTCTTCTTCGCCGAGTCGCCGGCGGACGTGGAGTACGCCAAGTCCCTCTGCCGCACCTGCCCGCTGATCGAGGCCTGCCTCGCCGGCGCCAAGGAGCGGCGCGAGCCCTGGGGCGTCTGGGGTGGCGAGCTCTTCGTCCAGGGTGTCGTCGTCGCCCGGAAGCGGCCGCGTGGCCGCCCGCGCAAGAACCCGGTCACGGCATGA
- a CDS encoding ABC1 kinase family protein, which yields MSDLPRKAVTRTAKLAALPLGFAGRATWGLGKRIVGESAEIVGRELQQRTAEQLFKVLGELKGGAMKFGQALSVFESALPEEIAGPYRAALTKLQDAAPPMPTRTVHAVLEERLGPDWRDLFEEFEDKPAAAASIGQVHRAVWHDGREVAVKVQYPGAGEALLSDLGQLSRFARLLGPLIPGMDIKPLIAELRDRVSEELDYGLEAQAQAAHAEEFADDPDVVVPAVVHQCEQVLVTEWIDGIPLSEIIADGTPEQRDRAGQLLARFLFSGPARTGLLHADPHPGNFRLLPGGPAGADDWRLGVLDFGTVDRLAGGLPDPIGVSLRMTLDGDAETVYELLRTEGFVKETIALDPDAVLDYLLPIIEPARVEAFTFSRSWMRSQAARIADPRSPAYQLGKQLNLPPAYLLIHRVTLSTIGVLCQLNATVRLRDELEEWLPGFVTEVTGDDAGEDDVVEEA from the coding sequence ATGTCTGATCTTCCCCGGAAGGCGGTCACCCGTACCGCCAAGCTCGCCGCGCTCCCGCTCGGCTTCGCCGGCCGGGCCACCTGGGGGCTGGGCAAGCGGATCGTGGGCGAGTCCGCGGAGATCGTCGGCCGCGAGCTGCAACAGCGCACGGCGGAGCAACTGTTCAAGGTGCTCGGCGAGCTGAAGGGCGGCGCGATGAAGTTCGGGCAGGCACTGTCCGTCTTCGAGTCGGCGCTGCCCGAGGAGATCGCCGGCCCCTACCGCGCGGCCCTGACCAAGCTGCAGGACGCGGCCCCGCCGATGCCGACCCGCACGGTGCACGCCGTGCTGGAGGAACGGCTCGGGCCGGACTGGCGCGACCTGTTCGAGGAGTTCGAGGACAAGCCGGCCGCCGCGGCCTCGATCGGCCAGGTGCACCGGGCGGTGTGGCACGACGGCCGCGAGGTGGCGGTCAAGGTGCAGTACCCGGGAGCCGGCGAGGCACTCCTGTCCGACCTCGGCCAACTGAGCCGCTTCGCCCGGCTGTTGGGCCCCCTGATCCCCGGCATGGACATCAAGCCGCTGATCGCCGAACTGAGGGACCGCGTCTCGGAGGAACTGGACTACGGACTTGAGGCCCAGGCGCAGGCCGCGCACGCCGAGGAGTTCGCCGACGACCCGGACGTGGTCGTCCCGGCCGTGGTGCACCAGTGCGAGCAGGTCCTGGTGACCGAGTGGATCGACGGCATCCCGCTGTCCGAGATCATCGCGGACGGCACCCCGGAGCAGCGCGACCGGGCCGGCCAGCTGCTGGCCCGCTTCCTCTTCTCTGGTCCGGCCCGCACCGGCCTGCTGCACGCGGATCCGCACCCGGGCAACTTCCGTCTGCTGCCCGGCGGCCCGGCCGGCGCGGACGACTGGCGCCTCGGCGTCCTGGACTTCGGCACGGTCGACCGGCTCGCCGGCGGCCTGCCGGACCCGATCGGCGTCTCCCTGCGGATGACACTGGACGGCGACGCCGAGACGGTCTACGAGCTGCTCCGCACCGAGGGATTCGTCAAGGAGACCATCGCCCTGGATCCCGACGCGGTCCTGGACTACCTGCTGCCGATCATCGAACCGGCCCGCGTGGAGGCGTTCACCTTCTCCCGCTCCTGGATGCGCAGCCAGGCCGCCCGCATCGCCGACCCCCGCTCCCCCGCCTACCAGCTCGGCAAGCAGCTCAACCTGCCGCCGGCCTACCTGCTGATACACCGGGTGACCCTCAGCACCATCGGGGTCCTGTGCCAACTGAACGCCACGGTGCGGCTGCGCGATGAGCTGGAGGAGTGGCTGCCGGGCTTCGTGACCGAGGTGACCGGGGACGACGCGGGCGAGGACGACGTGGTCGAAGAGGCCTGA